The following are encoded together in the Chiloscyllium plagiosum isolate BGI_BamShark_2017 chromosome 1, ASM401019v2, whole genome shotgun sequence genome:
- the sfrp2 gene encoding secreted frizzled-related protein 2 codes for MSPVNAGLCVLLAALSLPPVKGLGIYSYSHAEFSYKRNNCKLIPSALALCHGIEYPEMRLPNLLGHETMEEVLQQAGSWIPLVQKQCHPDTKKFLCSLFAPVCIDELDEPIQPCRSLCEQVRESCSPVMSAFGFPWPDMLQCEHFPQDNDLCIPPADSNQHGPPPREELKVCDACRDREQNDNDIVESYCKNDFALKIKVKEISYINGDTKIVPETKGKTIYKLNGVTEKDLRKSVLWLKDGLQCTCDEMNDINAPYLVMGQKLDGNLVITSVKRWQKGQREFKRITRSIRKLQC; via the exons ATGAGCCCGGTGAACGCAGGGTTGTGTGTGCTCCTGGCTGCGCTATCCCTTCCCCCGGTCAAAGGGCTGGGCATTTATTCTTACAGTCACGCTGAGTTCAGCTACAAGCGCAATAACTGTAAACTCATCCCCAGCGCCCTGGCACTCTGCCACGGCATCGAGTACCCGGAGATGAGGTTACCCAACCTGCTCGGGCACGAAACCATGGAAGAGGTGCTGCAGCAGGCCGGCTCCTGGATCCCGCTGGTGCAGAAGCAGTGTCACCCGGATACCAAGAAATTCCTGTGCTCCCTCTTCGCTCCGGTGTGCATCGATGAACTGGACGAGCCGATCCAGCCGTGCCGCTCGCTCTGCGAGCAGGTCAGGGAGAGCTGTTCGCCCGTCATGTCAGCTTTCGGTTTCCCCTGGCCTGACATGCTGCAATGTGAACATTTCCCGCAGGACAACGACCTGTGCATCCCGCCCGCAGACTCCAACCAGCACGGCCCACCGCCCAGAGAAG aactgaaagtcTGTGATGcctgcagagacagagagcaaaACGACAATGACATTGTCGAGAGTTACTGCAAAAATGATTTTG CTTTGAAGATAAAAGTGAAGGAGATTTCCTATATCAACGGGGACACCAAAATTGTCCCGGAGACCAAGGGCAAGACTATTTACAAACTGAACGGAGTGACCGAGAAAGACCTAAGGAAGAGCGTGCTGTGGCTGAAGGATGGCCTTCAGTGTACCTGCGATGAGATGAACGATATCAACGCCCCCTACTTAGTGATGGGCCAAAAGCTCGACGGTAATCTGGTCATTACCTCAGTGAAGAGATGGCAGAAAGGGCAGCGGGAGTTCAAGCGGATCACTCGGAGTATCCGCAAACTGCAGTGTTAG